In Strigops habroptila isolate Jane chromosome 6, bStrHab1.2.pri, whole genome shotgun sequence, a single genomic region encodes these proteins:
- the IMPG1 gene encoding interphotoreceptor matrix proteoglycan 1: MHLKTGLIFLIICLALQVQGSRETPNKLNRGEAKHLAEASGSDKTERTTKRSRVSTIRRIFDMAKHRTKRSSFFSTGVKVCPQESVKQILASHQAYYRLRVCQEAVWEAFRIFLDRIPDTSEYQNWVTACQRETFCIFDIGKNFSNSQEHLEIIQRRVKHRTFQERKDEISTEKTGGKKLEDIPSIPTGVPGTSMTPYVTAPNGTLLNEIVNDTKIPVKELGTNTVPELPVEQMVEFSVTLTDQEYTAELNDPNSPQYRQLAAKFQLQMQKIFEKLPGFKEIHVLGFKQKKEKDGSSSTIARYVVNFERDGSEIKSTAGDISTIGSNKVENEKIPLSPKEEREISAAKLTVTDLQQLVAIALHEDQSLPVDLGTLQFTDESVVPSIDFDNDIQAMVTIPLAGPDLEDSRSVELPLGYPSPATADQTGDILFNEFTTGIPVQSGDISDPEDFNNFVSSEPVFPTKPSREPFQEKSTPDTEDITADHQSFTVPFSALSSTSSPPKPEDSYLPPPADDSASSDFITDGYESPVEQATTLAVYTTSSFIPPSLLQEKTEAEDITGPPFKEVDQDSLSGQAVKTMDEPESSGDDILVPASTYKTLPFFIGSSDLSTTQPEDVITAVLPSDQTALLPSATSPSYSLSEIIEQSLEVPDSTVPGTGVQDIAVKLDHIGVMSTATLDEVEHGSGYIPVLTTEPAEATPAPTLKYVTTSSMTTAAKGKELVVFFSLRVTNMHFSDDLFNRSSTEYKALEQQFMQLLLPYLQSNLTGFKQLEILNFRNGSVIVNSKMKFARTVPYNITEAVHCVLEDFCDAAAQRLNLEIDSYSLDIEPADQADPCKFMACDKFSECTMNEWTKEADCLCKPGYASQDGLPCRSLCELEPHLCINGGKCELVPGRGAVCRCPVHRHELYQGQRCAKFAPEPTQPFIFKPLLLGLLSLIFLFIIFIIKLRRKSKRNSNLQSPTLNSCSSENAVRINPAFEHDEPITSFCHTACSVSACLSSSEIIDHEALHELEHTIQPEGHQTSLQSQD, from the exons TCTGCCAGGAAGCTGTATGGGAAGCCTTTCGTATTTTTCTGGACCGGATTCCTGATACTTCTGAATATCAGAACTGGGTTACTGCCTGCCAGAGGGAAACTTTCTGCATATTTGACATTGGCAAAAACTTCAGCAACTCCCAAGAGCACCTGGAAATAATCCAACGG CGAGTAAAACATAGAACCTTCCAGGAAAG GAAAGATGAAATatccacagagaaaacaggTGGCAAAAAGCTAGAAGACATCCCTTCCATTCCTACAG GCGTCCCTGGCACATCCATGACTCCATATGTAACTGCACCCAATGGCACATTGCTCAACGAAATTGTTAATGACACGAAGATTCCTGTGAAG GAGCTGGGAACAAATACAGTCCCAGAACTGCCTGTGGAGCAAATGGTAGAATTCAGTGTCACTCTCACTGATCAGGAGTACACAGCTGAACTTAATGATCCCAACTCCCCACAGTACCGACAACTAGCTGCCAAATTCCAGCTGCAG atgcaaaaaatatttgagaaactTCCAGGATTCAAAGAAATCCACGTATTAGGATTTAA acagaagaaggagaaagatgg ATCAAGCAGTACTATAGCACGTTATGTGGTAAACTTTGAGAGAGATGGCTCAGAAATCAAAAGCACAGCAGGTGACATCTCAACTATTGGATCTAATAAggttgaaaatgaaaaaattccactttctccaaaagaagagagggagatATCAGCAGCTAAACTCACAGTAACAGACCTCCAGCAACTGGTTGCCATAGCACTCCACGAAGACCAGTCCCTGCCAGTGGACCTCGGAACACTTCAGTTTACTGATG aatctGTTGTACCATCTATAGATTTTGATAATGATATCCAGGCCATGGTCACTATTCCTCTGGCAGGCCCTGATTTG GAGGACTCCAGGAGTGTGGAACTCCCACTGGGCTACCCCAGCCCAGCAACAGCGGACCAAACAGGAGACATCCTGTTCAACGAATTTACAACTGGAATCCCTGTGCAAAGTGGAGACATCAGTGACCCTGAAGACTTCAATAATTTCGTTTCATCTGAACCTGTGTTCCCTACCAAGCCTTCCAGAGAACCATTTCAGGAGAAATCTACTCCAGACACTGAAGATATCACTGCTGACCACCAAAGTTTCACAGTGCCTTTCAGTGCTCTGAGTAGCACTAGTAGTCCTCCAAAACCAGAGGATTCCTATTTGCCTCCTCCAGCAGATGATTCTGCTAGCAGTGACTTTATCACCGATGGCTATGAGTCTCCAGTGGAGCAGGCTACCACACTGGCAGTTTATACCACAAGTAGCTTTATCCCACCTAGTCTCCTGCAAGAGAAAACCGAAGCTGAAGATATAACAGGACCACCTTTCAAGGAAGTTGACCAAGATAGTCTGTCTGGACAAG cagttaAGACCATGGATGAACCAGAATCATCAGGCGATGACATTTTAGTGCCAGCCAGCACTTACAAAACTTTGCCTTTCTTTATCGGTTCAAGTGATCTCTCTACCACGCAGCCTGAAGATGTTATTACAGCTGTGCTACCATCAGACcaaacagcactgctgccttcagcaaCCAGCCCATCCTACAGCCTCTCAGAGATCATCGAACAGTCCCTTGAGGTACCAGACTCCACAGTGCCCGGGACAGGAGTGCAGGATATTGCTGTCAAGCTAGATCACATAGGCGTGATGAGCACAGCCACACTGGATGAAGTGGAGCATGGTAGCGGTTACATCCCAGTGCTGACAACTGAGCCTGCAGAAGCCACCCCAGCTCCTACGCTGAAGTATGTAACTACCAGCTCCATGACAACCGCAGCCAAAGGCAAAGAGCTGGTGGTTTTCTTCAGCCTGAGGGTAACCAACATGCACTTTTCTGATGACCTCTTCAATAGGAGCTCGACAGAATACAAAGCGCTAGAACAACAGTTCATGCAATTG CTACTTCCATACCTTCAGTCCAACCTCACAGGTTTTAAGCAATTGGAAATACTTAACTTCAGGAATGGAAGTGTCATTGTGAatagtaaaatgaaatttgCCAGGACAGTGCCATACAATATCACAGAAGCAGTACACTGCGTTTTGGAAGATTTCTGCGATGCTGCAGCCCAGCGCCTCAATTTGGAGATTGACAGCTATTCCCTGGATATTGAGCCAG CTGATCAGGCAGACCCATGCAAATTCATGGCATGTGACAAGTTTTCCGAATGCACAATGAACGAGTGGACAAAAGAGGCCGACTGCCTCTGTAAACCTGGTTATGCAAGCCAAGACGGATTACCCTGCCGGAGCCTTTGTGAGCTGGAACCGCATCTTTGCATCAATGGGGGGAAATGTGAGTTAGTTCCAGGAAGAGGAGCTGTCTGCAG ATGCCCTGTACATAGACACGAGCTTTACCAAGGACAGCGCTGTGCAAAATTTGCTCCAGAACCCACACAACCCTTCATTTTTAAACCTCTCCTTCTTGGCTTACTAagcctcatttttcttttcatcattttcattattaagttaagaagaaaaagcaaaagaaactcTAATTTGCA AAGTCCTACTCTCAAcagctgcagttcagaaaatgctgtaagGATTAATCCTGCTTTTGAGCACGATGAACCCATAACTAGCTTTTGTCACACGGCTTGCAGCGTAAGTGCTTGTCTCAGTTCCTCAGAGATCATTGATCACGAAGCATTACATGAACTCGAACACACAATTCAGCCTGAAG GTCACCAGACGAGTTTACAAAGCCAGGACTGA